In the Actinomycetota bacterium genome, one interval contains:
- a CDS encoding D-alanine--D-alanine ligase — protein sequence MRVGVIFGGRSVEHEVSIVSAHQLMAVLQERHDVVPIYVDRDGRWFTGSALNDLSVYRDRRWEQAGDEALLPSTHGFGGLLIQGGRLKPSRQVALDVVIPSIHGTYGEDGTLQGALELAGLPYAGSGVAASAVGMDKVAMKTAFKGVGLPLVRDVLIDMDRPDRLEASLDRVESEVAYPAFVKPVKAGSSVGIGKARDRGALKELVEVAARYDSRVLVEKAMENCVEINCSVLGGGGRDPRASVCEQPVAWEEFLSFEDKYMRGGKSSGSSAGEAPFGAKSATGMASLDRRIPAPISEESTKQIQENALQAFRAIGASGVARIDSFLNPQSGETWVMEINTTPGSFAFYLWEASGLAFADLADELVDIALQRHRSTSERLFSFESGMLDRAARGAKTRG from the coding sequence ATGCGGGTTGGAGTGATCTTCGGGGGCCGCTCGGTCGAGCACGAGGTGTCTATCGTGTCCGCCCATCAGTTGATGGCGGTCCTGCAGGAGCGCCACGACGTGGTCCCCATCTACGTCGACCGCGATGGGCGCTGGTTCACCGGCTCCGCCCTCAACGACCTCTCCGTCTATCGGGATCGCCGCTGGGAACAGGCGGGTGACGAGGCCCTGCTGCCGTCGACCCACGGCTTCGGCGGCCTCTTGATCCAGGGCGGCCGGCTCAAGCCGTCCCGCCAGGTCGCTCTCGACGTCGTGATCCCCTCCATCCACGGCACCTACGGCGAGGACGGGACACTGCAGGGCGCGCTCGAGCTTGCGGGGCTGCCGTACGCCGGTTCCGGCGTAGCCGCTTCAGCCGTCGGGATGGACAAGGTCGCGATGAAGACCGCGTTCAAGGGGGTCGGCCTTCCCCTCGTCCGCGACGTCTTGATCGACATGGACCGGCCCGATCGGCTCGAGGCGAGTCTCGACCGGGTCGAGAGCGAGGTTGCCTATCCGGCCTTCGTGAAGCCGGTGAAGGCCGGCTCCAGCGTCGGGATCGGCAAAGCCCGCGACCGCGGCGCCCTGAAAGAACTCGTCGAGGTGGCGGCGCGATACGACTCCCGCGTCCTCGTGGAGAAGGCGATGGAGAACTGCGTCGAGATCAACTGCTCGGTCCTCGGCGGCGGCGGCCGCGACCCGCGGGCATCGGTGTGCGAGCAACCGGTGGCCTGGGAGGAGTTCCTCTCCTTCGAGGACAAGTACATGAGGGGCGGGAAGAGCTCGGGGTCGTCGGCGGGGGAGGCTCCGTTCGGGGCAAAATCCGCCACAGGGATGGCCTCGCTCGACCGCAGGATCCCGGCCCCCATCTCCGAAGAGTCCACCAAGCAGATCCAGGAGAACGCGCTGCAGGCCTTCCGGGCCATCGGTGCGTCCGGCGTGGCGCGGATCGACTCCTTCCTAAATCCGCAGAGCGGGGAGACTTGGGTGATGGAGATCAACACGACCCCCGGTTCCTTCGCCTTCTACCTGTGGGAGGCGAGCGGCCTCGCCTTCGCCGACCTCGCCGACGAGCTCGTCGACATCGCGCTGCAGCGCCACCGCTCCACCAGCGAGCGTCTCTTCAGCTTCGAGTCCGGGATGCTGGATCGCGCCGC
- a CDS encoding UDP-N-acetylmuramoyl-tripeptide--D-alanyl-D-alanine ligase: MRPDPFPFYSWVLRVIIYVVVPAFGVLQFFRLRRALHVFQLEGYKRKRFLAWCSANPERRLFMISFPQKKPLVMTGRAWRLLVTGTLLSVFGVLVPSGVVHVTLGTPWDLVTCGTMIALLFFGLPRLLILADILMAPVQRTINATYLRKAKAKLDEVSPRVIGVTGSFGKTSTKFAIQRLIGPTNEVLATPGSFNTPLGVCRTINEQLQPIHRYFVVEMGAYGVGEIAELCRFVRPTIGVLTAIGPAHLERFGSMDAIRRGKYEIVESLGSDGTAVMNVDDPEVRKLADATTNVRLVRYGLDAEGRPDVTARDIETASAGTSFTVVTGSDQARVTTRLLGRHALGHILAAVAVATVSGRSLRDLVERIAALEPVEHRLQVIQGAGGVTVIDDAYNSNPEGAAAALEVLAAMPARKRVVVTPGIVELGPLQAEENERFGRRAADVADTVIFVASLNRDALLAGAAGGRAEVVSVDSLEEATQQLQGRLQPGDVVLFENDLPDQYEH; this comes from the coding sequence ATGCGCCCGGATCCTTTCCCTTTCTACTCCTGGGTCTTGCGAGTGATCATCTACGTGGTCGTTCCCGCTTTCGGCGTGCTCCAGTTCTTCCGTCTGCGGCGCGCTCTGCACGTCTTCCAACTCGAGGGGTACAAGCGCAAGCGCTTCCTCGCGTGGTGCAGCGCGAATCCGGAGCGCAGGCTCTTCATGATCTCGTTCCCGCAGAAGAAGCCGCTCGTGATGACGGGCCGGGCCTGGCGGCTGTTGGTGACCGGCACGCTCCTTTCGGTGTTCGGTGTGCTCGTCCCGTCGGGCGTCGTCCACGTCACCTTGGGGACACCGTGGGACCTCGTCACGTGCGGGACGATGATCGCGCTGCTCTTCTTCGGGCTCCCGCGCCTACTGATCCTGGCCGACATCTTGATGGCGCCGGTTCAGCGCACGATCAATGCGACCTACCTCCGCAAGGCGAAGGCGAAGCTCGACGAGGTCTCGCCGCGGGTCATCGGTGTCACCGGCTCGTTTGGGAAGACCTCGACCAAGTTCGCGATCCAGCGACTGATCGGCCCGACGAACGAGGTCCTAGCGACACCCGGCTCGTTCAACACCCCGCTGGGCGTGTGTCGCACGATCAACGAGCAGTTGCAGCCCATCCACCGGTACTTCGTCGTCGAGATGGGCGCGTACGGCGTCGGCGAGATCGCGGAGCTGTGCCGGTTCGTCCGCCCGACGATCGGAGTCCTCACCGCGATCGGACCCGCGCATCTGGAGCGGTTCGGCTCGATGGACGCGATCCGAAGGGGCAAGTACGAGATCGTGGAGAGTCTCGGCAGCGACGGCACCGCGGTCATGAACGTCGACGACCCCGAGGTTAGGAAGCTCGCCGACGCGACGACGAACGTGCGGCTGGTTCGGTACGGGCTGGATGCGGAGGGACGGCCGGACGTCACCGCGCGCGACATAGAGACGGCGTCGGCCGGCACCTCTTTCACCGTCGTCACTGGGAGCGACCAGGCCAGGGTGACCACGCGGCTCCTGGGTCGTCACGCGCTCGGGCACATCCTGGCGGCCGTGGCGGTAGCGACCGTCAGCGGACGCTCGCTGCGGGACCTGGTCGAACGGATCGCCGCGCTCGAGCCGGTGGAGCACCGTCTTCAGGTGATCCAGGGCGCCGGCGGAGTGACCGTGATCGACGATGCCTATAACTCGAACCCAGAGGGCGCGGCCGCGGCCCTCGAAGTGCTCGCGGCCATGCCGGCGCGCAAGCGCGTGGTGGTCACCCCCGGCATCGTCGAGCTCGGCCCCCTGCAAGCGGAGGAGAACGAGAGGTTCGGCCGCCGGGCCGCGGACGTCGCCGACACGGTCATCTTCGTCGCGTCACTCAACCGCGACGCCCTCCTCGCGGGTGCCGCCGGCGGGAGGGCCGAGGTGGTGTCGGTGGACTCGCTCGAAGAGGCGACGCAGCAACTTCAGGGGCGGCTCCAGCCCGGGGACGTCGTGTTGTTCGAAAACGATCTTCCCGACCAGTACGAGCACTAG